Below is a window of Solanum stenotomum isolate F172 chromosome 7, ASM1918654v1, whole genome shotgun sequence DNA.
AAAATGAATAAGAACTCTTGAATGAAAAAAGGATGTAACTTCATTTCTTTCGAAAATGGCATACATGAGCCATTTTgttaaagattcaatttttaagagAATCAATGTTCAGCCAGTAGAACCCGTTACTGAAATCCTCTTAAGGCTTCTGGTGAAACCCCTCTTGAAATTCAGGTTAGTTTCAAAATCCTGACTTCGTTTAATCTCTAACCCTGAATTTATCAATATGACCCATCTCAGCAAATCTGATAATAACAAGGCTTTCACTCACCATAGGTTTATGATGAGTTTTAATCTACCTAAGAATAATCTTAAGGACTGTTCTGTCAGTTCTTTACTTTATGACTTTGTTGCCGATGATTGAATTTGGAGTATCCTACGAAAGAAATCCGCAGAACTGTTGAGATAGTGGGTTCTATCAATGTGTTGATTTGTCTTGCCATTGcgaaaaaaatactttttttatctAAATCCGCCGATTAGGAAGTTCAAGAAATTGCCTGAATGTAGAGATGAATTGTGCTTAATTTAGTCACCATATTTCATGTATGGTTTTGAATATGATAAGGTTCATGGGGATTATAAGGTAGCAACAGGGTTTCACAATGTGAGTTATGGTGATTCATTTCTTGTTAATGTTAAAATGCTTAGTCTGAATAGTGATTCTTGGACTAATCATTCTGAGAGTGGGGTGCTAGGCAATAAGTCGGGTGTGTTTGTGAATGGGAAACTTCATTGGGCTAATAGGATTTGTTATCGTTCTGGTTGGGATatcatttttgttgatttggCTGATGGGGCATGGGGAGAAGTGGAGCAACTCTACTATGGATAAGGGGATTTTGGTTGGATGTGGGAGTTTTGCGAAGTGATCTTTCCATATTTTGTAATTATCGAAGAACTCAAGCTGACGAGTGGGTTTTGAAGGAGTATGGGGTTATACAATTTTGGACAAAGATGTTTACCATTGATATTCCTTGTGATACTATGATGGGTTGTAAGTTTTGTCGATTCTTTTGCATGTCAAATAAAGGTGAAGTTTTGTTTCATTTTGGCTCAACTTTCATGATTTACAATTCAAAGGATCACTCAATCGCACATCAAAGCCCACATCTAGAGGTTACCAGGTATGCATATGAGGCAAGCATCTACATAGAGAGCCTAGTTTGGCCTTTTTTTCAACGGAAGGAATCAAGGATGCAACAACGGAGGATGTTGAAATAGCTCCGATGAAGATGATTGTGTGATTAATAGTAAGACTTCTCTGCATATTTCTCAAGTGTTGTTATAATCTGTTTCTTTTCAAGTATAGACCAAgatattatatattatgttgTTCTATCTTTCACAATATGTAGGATCAGCTTGACAACCGCTCGATGTTGCATCATTTTTTATCTAGACATCAGATTAGTCAACAATGGTAAACATTGTTATTTTGGCTCGATCAGATGTTCAAAGATTACCAGAAAGGAAACATTTTTgatgcaacaacaacaaatgcTAGAAAAGTTTAGATGAAGACAGTCGTGTCATTAATAATTTAGGTAGAGTTCTCTATACATTTTTCTCTAGTGTTGttatattttcatttcaaaTATAGAACAAGACATTGCATATATTATGCCTATCGTTGAACCATATCCTCCTAGAGATCTTTTTATTTCCGTGTATTGCTCGATTGAAGATTCTATCATCCAAATTCATATCATCATTCATCATATAAAATCCCTGAATGCATcacgaattatttttttatgagaaaTGATATGTGCAACACACGTACACTAAAACTAGTAATCACtaatcataaaagaaaaatagacaAACCTAACACTACCAAAAGTTTTTGCGGCaagaaatatttcatattttgattgttttggtgttacttttctttttcaatttttgatgtTGCATAGTTCAAATAACGAATGATTTAATACACAAAATTTTGTTGAATTCAAATGTTTGCATATCAGGATAATGGAACTCCGAAATTTaggataataattaaattactattttatctagtgtgaaatattttttatagagtAAAAAAGCGAAATGCATTTGGCTAAGGCCCTCTCCCTTCGTGCTTTTAATATAGGGAAAAGGTTCAAATATGGCATCGGACTTCAAGAAAAtgctcatttatgtcatccgttaaaaaTTTGGTTCATCcatgccattatttgttaactgaaatggcataaatgagccaaactttaaacagaTGAATAGATGAGTCTTTACTCAAAATTTGATagcatatttgagtcttttccttctaaaaatatttaattaatgacgtggacgaatcataattgaccacatataaaaaatgattttgcaaaatcTAAACTTTTTTCAGTTAAAACGGAAATGATATAGATGAGCCAATTTTTTAACGGATGTCATAGATGAACTTTTTCTTAAAGTTCAATGGCATATTTAAGtcttttccctttaatataacatagatagatatagatggTATATTGTGAAGACATTTAATCGCCTTGAATACCGTAATAATGTTGTTCATGTTATTTATATAGAAAACTACACAAAATAGACTCAACTGTGAAACTATTTACCCAAATTGGACTCAACCCAAAACTATTTACCCGCTTACCCCCactttttcctttcttatttcGCGATGATGTCAGCATGACATCAACATCGTACTATGAATTAATCCTTTGTGATATTCCACCGGTATATTGATACCATATCAGTACCATATAAGAATGAGCTCAATCCTCTGTGATACTCCGTCGGTATATTAATACCCTATCAGTATCATATAGGATTCGACTCTTTTctaagaaataaataagaaacaattaagaaaaaattattaaagtcACAATCTTATGTATTAAAATCTAAATTAGTAGAAAATCTATATtgtgagttgtttaacatttacttattgaaaagcaaatatatcaccacatgacattttttttatcttaattacATGTATTATTTGTTGACATATATGTggttttttaattattagtattttgaacaatttataaaatcatatacatattaaaactacaacttgcaatttttttgtgtaaagGTAGATAGTTTATTTGATTATACTATCATTAATTGTCTTTtcgattttaaaagtagatggcCTATCTTTTCGAAATTGAAAATTGATGTTTAGTGAGTGATAATTATTTACCCTCAAATAATCCAAGtgagaaaataacaaatatgacgacaaaattgttcttctcatagCCAGTTAGaagccacaaaaaaataatattgtcagGCAGTTATTTGCTTTGCTCAAGTACATAAAAATCGAAAACttcataataattcaagggtataattgaaaagaagctttttgtagagttttaatcTAAACACAAGATTAGGTgggaaacaatgaaccaaacacttgataaaaataagcATTGTGATACTAATCTATGCATTACTTATCCATGCATTACTAATCTTTGTCTTGCTAATTCTTGCGTTATAaatctttgtaccaaacgacccatCTTTTGTCTTACTAAATGTTATTctcatattaagtgaattatttggaccattttcataatttaaaataggaaaaattgtatgaaatagcaaactattaattcaaattaaatgttatagtcatagtttattttaattgtaattcgcagcaaacatccccttttttgccatctgattcgatatacagttagccattttcggtataTAATTAGCCACTTTCGGTATATAATTAGCCactttatacatttcggtataaaatatatataaaatgcgtttgtgtttgtataaagcgagagaaaaatgtatatacaaatacaaatacatatatttttgtcctatacacttataattttacaaatacatatcttattatacaaattacaatgtacaaatgaatttatacaaaactaaacaatttgtataaaattggatgtttgtagcgatttatacaaatcaaaagctccatagcaaacataaatttgttatggagcgcaattatgcaaactataagtataacatacaaatatgatttttatgtttgctatatatgaaagttgctctttaaaataagtaaacttTTCAAAGTTTAAGAGAATTATTGGGCCTTTGTTTTTCTTCCATAATTGTTGTTCCTTTTAATGCAtttcttaattactttacattttctggtaaaatagttttaaaataatcaaaaagataGTAGTAAAAGAtaatcttttaatttatatccttaatatttttttaacaaatgaGTCATGTCCAATAATTCATTTAATATAGACTGAATAGAGTACACTGTAATTTTGATTTATGTTATACATTGTTTAATTATCACGaactttgatatttttttgtgactataagaggaaggaaaataaataatttaactttctaaatattaaaactattattgcaaaaaatgaaatagagaaaatattagaaaaaaagaattaggtTTCTGGATAAGAAATACAGTACTCCTtccattccatattaacttaagctttgaggtgtttcacaccctttaagaaaagtaggttaggacataaattgaacataattttccatttttacccttattaattattgtcaaaaataactaaacattaattataataactaattccaatactaacttaaagggtaaaattggaagaatatttttagaataGTCTTGAAGATTGAAAACTTAGGTTAATTTGAAAAAGGCAAAagggtctggtggacccttgtacttgtatgagtttgtattctAAACCCTTTTACTTAATCATTTGCCAACTGAACCCTTGAACTCCTCGAAACACTACATTTTAAACACGTTTTCTGACTTGGCGTCCTATGTGGCAGACACAACCAAGGGGCGTATGATAGACACACATGAGGAGAGTGAAATCTGGTTAAAAGGGTCTAATAGCCACATTAGGGTTTTATAAAGCCATCGTCTTCCCCATTTGCATTTAACACCATTATTAGACAAATTTGAGCTTTTTCTTGCctctttttcaatcttctttctccaaatttcttctccatttttttcatcGTTATACTCCTCTTTTATTTCTATGCATTTCCAGTCAANAGCCAGTTAGaagccacaaaaaaataatattgtcagACAGTTATTTGCTTTGATCAAGTACATAAAATCGAAACttcataataattcaagggtataattgaaaagaagctttttgtagagttttaatcTAAACACAAGATTAGGTgggaaacaatgaaccaaacacttgataaaaataaacattgtgATACTAATCTATGCATTACATATCCATGCATTACTAATCTTTGTCTTGCTAATTCTTGCGTTATAaatctttgtaccaaacgacccatCGTTTGTCTTACTAAATGTTATTctcatattaagtgaattgtttggacttttttcataatataaatagggaaaattgtatgaaatagcaaactattaattcaaattaaatgttataaccataatttattttaattgtaattcgcagcaaacatcccctTTTTTGCCATCCGATTCGATATACAGttagccattttcggtataTAATTAGCCactttatacatttcggtataaaatatatataaaatgcgtttgtgtttgtataaagcgagagaaaaatgtatatacaaatacaaatacatatacttttgtcctatacacttataattatacaaatacatatattattatacaaattacaatgtataaatgaatttatacaaaactgaacaatttgtataaaattggatgtttgtagtgaattatacaaatcaaaagctccatagcaaacataaaatttgttatggagcgcaattatgcaaactataggtataacatacaaatatgatttttatgtttgctatatgtgaaagttgctctttaaaataagtaaagttTTCAAAGTTTAAGAGAATTATTGGGCCTTtgtttttcttccatatttatTGTTCCTTTTAATGCAGTTCTTAATTACTTTACATTTTCTGGTAAAATAgtattaaaataatcaaaaaggaTAATAGTAAAAGAtaatcttttaatttatatccttaattttttttgaacaaaTGTGTCATGTCCAATAATTCATTTAATATAGACTGAATAGAGTACACTGTTATTTTGATTTATGTTATACATTGTTTAATTATCACGAActttgataattttttgtgaCTATAAGaggaaggaaaataaataatttaactttctaaatattaaaactattattgcaaaaaatgaaatagagaaattattaaaaaaaaagaattaggtTTCTGGATAAGAAATACAGTACTCCCTTCATTCCATATTAACTTAAGCTTTGAGGtctttcacaccctttaagaaaagtaggTTAGGGCATAAATTGAACAcaactttccatttttacccttattaattattgtcaaaaataattaaacattaattataataactaattccaatactaacttaaagggtaaaattgaaagaatattttaaaaatagtcttGAAGATTGAAAACTTAGGTTAATTTGAAAAAGGCAAAaaggtctggtggacccttgtacttgtatgagtttgtattctAAACCCTTTTACTTAATCATTTGTCAACTGAACCCTTGAACTCCTCGAAACACTACATTTTAAACACGTTTTCTGACTTGGCGTCCTATGTGGCAGACACAACCAAGGGGCGTATGATAGACACACATGAGGAGAGTGAAATCTGGTTAAAAGGGTCTAATAGCCACATTAGGGTTTTATAAAGCCATCGTCTTCCCCATTTGCATTTAACACCATTATTAGACAAATTTGAGCTTTTTCTTGCCTCTTTTTCGATCTTCTTTCTCCaaatttcttctccattttttcatCGTTATACTCCTCTTTTATTTCTATGCATTTCCAGTCAATTCTTTGCTTTATTTTGTGGTTAATCCTATTGTAGTTTTCTACATCATCATGAAAGATGCTTTTGTTAGAATCCTATAATCTAATAGAAATCATGAAACATGTAATTGAAAGCATAACAAATAGAATccccaaaaaatttcaaaaaaatcagTATAATCGACTAAAAAcctaaaaattaaacaaagacATAAATAGAAGATGAAATCTAGACTAAACAACATACAAACACGAAAATAAGTTACaaaatttacataaataaattaaaaatcgaacaaaaccaacaaaaatacTCAAACAATTTTGTgggaatgaagaaaaaaatgagaaagaaaaaatgtggGTATATATAGCCACACACAAATACTGGTCTAGGACGACGTTGACACACTGTACACTCAAGTGGAGAACCTCTCTTCTTCGATTTGGATGAAAACAAAGACGGATTGCCTTGATTGATGCTGGTGTTTTTTCTTCAATGAAAAGTGTAGAAGAGGTTGAAAAAAAAGTGTAAGGAAGATGAAAGAGAAATGAAATGAGATTGTGTGGGAAAGTGGTGGGTTTGGTGGCAAAAGGCAAATAAAAATcagaaatattaattaaatataataaaaatgtcAAGATGACATGAAgtggtatatatatacatgtgtcattttataattatttttaaaattatgtgtcAGGCGTTGTGGTACACGCacaactaaagactaaaaaatgtgtttaaaatattgagtttaGATGGGTTCaggggtccagatgacaaagggGTAAGTaaaagggttcacaatacaaacttATACAAATACAAGGGTCCATCAGACATTTTGcctttgaaaaatggaaaagggctcaaagcttaagttaatatggaatggagggactAAGGgcatgtttggattgacttttggcttatgacttataagccaaaagCTACAAGTTAGAATttctaacttatgacttttggcttatttttgttattttggttttaaaataagtgtttataaataatttttaactttacccaaaacacttcaaaattgtttaaaagttattttggcttaaaaccacctaaaataagtcaatccaaatgaGCACTAATAAATTGTTAGGGACCTTCCAATCGAAATAACTCCATTTGACTGAGATTTCACAACGTCCACACAGACTTTTCTGCACCCCCAACCATCCTCccaaaaagtttaaaataaaaaagaaagaattgaaaCAACATCTAAATTTAGGGAAATTGtaaattcatttttgaaatagtaataaaatatttttttttacttgactaattgaatttaaatacaTCCCCAATTTTataacatgagtgaaatacattCATAAATTTTTGTCAAGTTTAAAAGTGTTTCAGCACTTCTCTCAAACTTTTAAGAGTCCTATACTTCTACAAGAATTTGAGGTCACATGTTATACCATGTAGCAAATCaagatgtatttaaattaagttagtcaagtaaatgaGTTTTTCTAAAGctatcaataatttaaaaacaaaactaacaATTCACCCAAATTTCAGTGTTTTGctcctaaaataaaaaatctcaaacCCCACAAACTCcatcatctttctttttctttagaaCTGTGTGTCTCTTCTTTTAAcgtatttcttctttcttcattgATTGCTGACTTCTTAGGAATCCTATGCCTTACCCTCTACGCTTTCTTCTTTCTTATAtatgtattcaaaataaaagtacaacaGATCTGAGTTTTTCGATCTTCGAGAAATTCTCCATTTCTATATTCATTTGAAGAATGGAAAGCAATACTAGTCTAAGAACTTTGATGtttaatgataaaattgattCTCCAAACCTTTCAGATTTTCTCAGAGTCAAACAAGATCATAACAATAATCTTGCCGGCCTTACATTAGGCGCGGTGTTGAGCAACAAACGagagtcttcttcttcttcttcttcccctgtTCACCACTCCAACAGAACTCTCTTCGATATCATTCGAGACGATCCCAGCAGCAACAGCAGAAAACCCAGAAAATGGGAACATTTCAGAAACAAACTCCGTCTCAAACCTAACATTTCAATTCAACACCATAGCAATCCAATAACTCCGGTTGAAAATTTTACATCTGCATCTGGGTCAACGAGTAGAATATTGGAAACTGCAGAGAGTGATGGAGAAGAAATTGGAGTGGAATTGGAGGATCAACCGGCGCGAATGTCATTAATGGCCTTGTTAACAGAGAATGATGGAGATGAATCAGCGTATATGATTGAAGATGGAGATGGAGATGGAGATGAAGAAGAACATGAATTGGATGTTGCCGGCATTGAAACCGGCACCATTGCCGTTGCTGATGTTGTTGCCGTCGGCGCCGGCGGAGAATATAATAATTGTTGTGTGTGTATGGTGAGACATAAGGGCGCTGCGTTTATACCTTGTGGACATACATTTTGCAGATTGTGTTCAAGGGAACTTTGGGTTCAAAGGGGCAATTGCCCCCTCTGCAACAATTTCATATTAGAAGTTCTCGATATTTTCTAATTAATGTTAgccttttcttcctcaattttttacttttattttatcttcttcGATTGTTACTTTCATTTCATCTATCTCTTGTTTATATATCTCAGTGTTAATCAACCAAATTAAGTAGAATTGTGAACTACTTAGTGACTAATTTAGTAATGGCATAATAGGGAGGTAATGGTCATTGGTGCCTCTATGTGTGTATATTGTATTGGTAAAATGAAACTCAATCCGTTCAATGTTCAATCTATTTAAGTTTGGACGAGTTATTGACTTGTTTATTCATTAGCtcaattcaataaatatagAGTTGACATGTAATCTCATTAATATCTTTAACTCATTATGAATCTCATAAATTTGACCCAATCCATCCAATTATCACCCCTAGTTATACCTTTGTCTTGTATGGAATATAAAAtgtaattcaaaatttgaatagaAAAGGAAGGGAAGAAAGAAACAAAGGCATTATTTGAGGTCACATGGATGTTTGTATGCAATTGTAGAATTGTCTTTCTCTTGTTTTCTAGAAGTAGGAAAAAGGTCAAGAGGAGATAGCTGTCGAGCTAGTGTAGTTGAAAAGGACTTGACAACTACttcctccgtccacaattgtttggcaggtatactaaaaatagatgcccagaattaattgttaatttaaacaattaagaaatagttagtcacttttttccaattctgcccttaataatagtgtagttcaattgaaaagttatgtggacttttAGTATTCTTGgtatagtagggttatattagtcaaattacaccttgtattaaattttttttgaggggtgtgcatgaccttaccctgacaaacaattatgaacggagggagtagttcaTAGTGTGGGACCTTTAATAATGTCTTACTCCTACTAGGGGAGAGAGCAACCCAACATGTAATCATTAATTGACAAATCCCCACCACCAAACCTAATGGGATCTTAACAATCAATTTGGATATGTAACGAGTTcggagttaaaaaaaaaaagacaacaaaaaaaagtgaGTAAAATTTTTATAAGGGCAATAAAAGTTGagtatgaaactaaaaaggTAATATTCCTTCTTCATTATATAaacaacacttttttttaaaaaaaaatattaatattccTTCTTCTTTATATAAAtcattttgtttttgtgtttgtgtttttcctattttcactatatatatgtaaataaaaatgtaagtgATGTGGTCAAGTctaatagtttttttatttaatttgataatattgAAGACAAAATATAggaacatgaaaaaaaaaacatagtttAAACGTATCGTTTAGTTCTGTCCGTTTTTCCACTTGCATATGCCTTAGTCACCTAGGAGAGCTTTGAATCTTTGTCAAGGTTCAAAATCGGACAGAATCGAACGATTCGCCTAAATTGCATGTTCATTGTCATATCCCTATATTTTGTCCTCaatattatcaaattatatattacaattttttttattgaacttGACCGCATCATTTACATTTTTATGTAcatataaatagtaaaaatagaagaaagaaataaacacgaaaacataataacaaaacaatagaataaataataaaaaagaaatattaattatttt
It encodes the following:
- the LOC125871827 gene encoding uncharacterized protein LOC125871827, which translates into the protein MESNTSLRTLMFNDKIDSPNLSDFLRVKQDHNNNLAGLTLGAVLSNKRESSSSSSSPVHHSNRTLFDIIRDDPSSNSRKPRKWEHFRNKLRLKPNISIQHHSNPITPVENFTSASGSTSRILETAESDGEEIGVELEDQPARMSLMALLTENDGDESAYMIEDGDGDGDEEEHELDVAGIETGTIAVADVVAVGAGGEYNNCCVCMVRHKGAAFIPCGHTFCRLCSRELWVQRGNCPLCNNFILEVLDIF